In Heliangelus exortis chromosome 3, bHelExo1.hap1, whole genome shotgun sequence, the genomic stretch GCTGAAGGATGGCACGGGGCAGGGGCAGTCCTGGAGTCCTTACCTGAAGTTTTGGGATGTTTGTagggcaggcagcacaggaTGGTCTCTCCTCTTGGCATGATGCAAATAGAAATAGTTCATGATGATGTGAGCTAGAGTGGGAATAAGTGAGGCCTTGGCAGCAGTGGGATTATTTGAAATCAACAGTGCATGGATGAGAGCCAAAGCAGGGAGATGAAGATGATTTTCATGCTACAGagatgaaagcagcagcatccagacACAGCCATGGGAGGGGATGAATgaggaaggaacagaaatgcaaacattGGGTGGCAGGTACAGAAAATGACCTTGAAATGACTTCCTAAAGACATTGTTATGGTTGAATCTCCTTATGCAAATATTGTGGACATGCTGCAAACATTTCACTCTCCTTCCAGATTTATTACTATGCAGATGCACAGACAACCCACACTGCTTTCCCAGATGGCCTGGAGGTGCTGCAGTTCCCTAACAATCAGATAGGTATGCAAGAGCTCCTAAATGGGAACTACAGCTGCAGTGAGGTTTCTATTATGAAAATGTCCTCTGAGTCCAGCAGATTGGGTTTTCTCTTGTCAATTTATGTTGTCTTTGCATTTGCCTTCCAGTGTGTTCTGTCACTGTACTGCTCAGTTTCCTCCTACAAAGTAAATAAGGGGTTGTAAATTCTTCTAATCTTCTGATTATTTGatcctttattttcttcagcagttcaCTGGTTCTAATTTTCATCCTCCATACAATGTCCAAAAAATTCTGATCTGTGTCAAGCAATAAGAAAGAATATTAAGCAAACTTTTTGCATcttcttttccacagaaaagcATTACCCTGATGGCACACAAGAAATTGTGTTCCCAGATCACACAGTGAAACGCCTCTATGGTGATGGATTGAAGGAAACTTTTTTCCCAGATGGCACAgtagtaaaagaagaaaagtaagtCTGGTGTAAATGACAGGAACCAGGCATTGGGCACAGGGACAGTGACACCGACGTGGAAAATTAGGGTTGGGTTCTACATGGCTGGAAAATTTCCAGATGAAAGGAGAAATGATTTGTAAGGTTATGCCAAAAAGAAGCACTGATAATTATTCACTTCCAGCTTGGATGATAGGTGACCATTTATCACTGGCAAAGTCACTGTGAAATATTCCTCATTTAGTTCATGTAactcagccctgggcagggctgcaggggggtCACCAGCTGCCTGTGTGAACAATGTGGGTCCTAACTGGGGATGAGGACTCCTCAGCTCTATTCCTAGCTTTTTGGGTCCCTTTCTGACCCTTTTATTCCTAGCTTTTTGGGTCCCTTTCTAACCCTGGGCAAGGCATTTCTTGTATTATCTCTCTATTCCTCCACACCACACgaggaaaaaataacaagagGACTTTCTTCCACGTGCCTCGTCCAGGCCTAGGGGAGATCCTGCTCTAAAATAGATTTCCTGCTTGCAAAATGCCTCGAGATCCCTGCAGGACCCCACCATCCATTAGGTATGACCCTAGGTACTGCAACCTCAGTGTGAGATCAGCTCTCTGATGCCATCCCATGCCAATTCTGAGCTGAATTCTGACCTGACAAAGCTGTCACCACACCAGTTTCCACTCTCCTGGTGTCACATCAGCTAACAACAGAGttccaggtagccaagaaggccaatggcatcctgggctggctcaggaacagcgtggccagcaggtccagggaagggattctgcccctgtgctcagccctggggaggccacagcttgagtcctgtgtccagttctgggcccctcagctcaggaaggagattgaggtgctggagcaggtccagaggagagcaaggaggctgggaagggatccagcacaagtcctgtgaggaagggctgagggagctgggggtgttgaggctggagaagaggaggctcaggggagacctcatcactctctacaactccctgaaaggaggttggagccaggggggggtcaggcagatatcagtaggataagagggcacagactaaagaattttttcctaatatccaacctaaaccccccctggcagagcttcagctctgccagggggggtttaggttggatattaggaaaggattctttgcagagacggtgctcagccattggaatgggctgcccagggaaggggtggattctccatccctggagatatttccaaagagcctggatgtggcactcagtgccatgggctgggaaccacggggggagtggagcaagggttggacttgatgagctctgaggtcccttccaacccagccaattctatgattcattctCACCACTCCATCCACTGCTCTTCCTTTCAGGAATGGGGACAAGACAGTGGTGTTCAGTGATGGCCAGAAGGAGGTTCAGACTGCCCAGTTCAGGAGGAGGGAGTACCCTGATGGCACAGTGAAAACCCTGTACTGCAGTGGCAGACAGGGAACCAAATACTCCATGGGACGTTTGGATCAGAGATGAGGAGGGAAACATCAGCCTGGACAAGAAGTGATTCCTTCCTCCAGAGCTCAAGGGGTTTTCCTGGCAGGTCAGACCTGTTAGGAAGTTTTAAGCCCTAAGGATGGACCTTTCTGGCTGAAATGGACTTTGCTTTGGAATAACCTCACCTGAATGAAATGTCTCTTGAATGCAACCCAAAGGAAAGGCAGCCATGGCCTCTTTGTATTCAACACTCAAATAAATGCCACTGCTCCTCACCAAAGTGTCTGTTCCATGGTAATTATCACACTTTCCTGTTTCTGCTAGTTACAAAAGTGAGTGCAGCCAAGGAGTGTGGCATCAGCACCTCAAACTTTTATGAGTTCCAGTTCCATGCTGCCTTATGCTGACTAAAACAAACCCATGGACTTATTTTCCTCAGTTAACCATCAAATAAATGTGGAAACTATTAATGGTTTCAGTTTGGTTGGGTTCCTTGAAGCAGAAGATCCCTGCATGCATCAGACCTTATAATAAACCAGTGCATTAAACCAGAACCTGAGCAGGATTTCAGTGAACAGTGACCCCTCTGGATGTCTCTTCCAGTGTAATTTACTCAATAATTACATGATCATCATCTCAGAACTCCATCTTGGGAATCTGAAGACAAAGTTTAATGTTTATTCCATTCTGGTCATTATTCTGGGTGAAAcagcctcctctttttcccccagcaGTCTCTCCACAGACCTcctttgtgttgctttttagAATTAACCTCTCCCCATcactgtctttatttttccagaagtCAAAACCTCTTTCTGGGCAGTGAATCCCTCCAGCTTCCAGGAGATCACACTTCTTTGGATCACACTCAGTACCTCAGGGGATTAATCATTTATCAgatgctgctttcagctgccttccccatccctgcctgtcCATCATCTGGCTTCATTTTTTCCAGAGCACTGAAGCATCTCCCCTGTTGAGTTCAGCTCATTCCCTGCCACTGCCTGAGCAGACCAGTTATCTCCCAGTCCCTTCAAATCCCTGGAGAAACAAACACACCCTCATACTGTGCTGcttcagcctcttctcacaCCTaagtgcaaaataattttaagattaTGGCATTTCTTCTCCTCAGTTTCTTGTGGGTCAGGCTGTTGACAAATCACAACTCCAATTACAGAGAAGCTTTGGAAGAAACAGAGTGGAGACAGCAAGAAGTGTTGCTAACACTGATCACACAGATGCTGCAGGTTCTGGATTGAAGTGTCAGCTGGTGTGCCAACAAAActgcactgcttttcctttccctcctgtgtAACAGAGAAACAACTCATAGACCTCTGCTTCTCACTATTAAGGGACTGAataaattttgtgttttgtaaaaGGAAGCCCTAATTAAAAGAACTCCAAGAGATCTATCTTTTCACTAAAAATTTCAGTTCCTTACACTGACTAAACCAAAttatgttgctttttatttctcaattAAGCACCACAAGTGAATGTGATTAATGTTTTCAGTTTGGCTGGGAAACTAATGATAAAGTGATACCCATGTTTTGTACAGGACACTGCTTTGATTCCcagcttttattccttttaataaaaggattattcctttattccttttaaTAAAGGATCCCTTTCTCCAGCTCACTGCCATTCTCCTTGCAATGCAAAATCAGTATCTGGAAATGAATGTCAGGAAGCTCCCTGGGTTTTTCAAAATTATCAGAGCTTTGTGTCACTCGTATTACCTGCACCTTTGTGAGCTGAGTGCATGTACAGTGCTTCCCAGTGTGAAAGGACCTGGTTTTCAAGTCACAAAGCTCCCTTAGTTAGGAAAGAAGCAAAGATCtttgtgaaaaataacaaacaaagcCTGGTATTTCTGAGGATGTTTTGAGAAATGCAATTCTCCATTTTTATTCTggtattactttaaaaaattagtacttttaaaaaataatctctcaTGGCAATTGCtaaattacagtttttaaattGTATTGTTTGAGCTATCTAATACAATTTCAGTGTGCATCCACCTCCTCTTCAAGCTGAAGTCAGTATGATATCTCTACCTAATCTACCACGAAGTTGCAGAGCCCactcttttctttgtcttctgcttttttgaTGGTAACTGTCTGCTCAATGAtttgtttatttcctttatgATGCTCTTTACATCtgttccatccctggaagcttgGAGTGCAGCTTCattgaaagggaaaataaggaCAAAACCTCCTACTCGGGGGATCGGCCTCTGGTCTTTATCAGAAAGGAAATAGGGGTGTGGAGTTAACTTGTAGCTGCTGAAGTCAGGTGTAGGCAACCTGAGCTGGGCAGACTTGTGTGGAGCTACAGGGAGCTGTTTCTTTTTGGCTTCAGGCCTTGCCTGGGAGGCTGTTCTTGGCGTGTTCATCCTCTCCCTCAGCTCGGAAGTCAGGGTCTTTTTTGGGtgggggctgctgcttttcttggtCCCAGCAGCCCCCTTACACCCTGACCCCCTTGAAGGCTGAGGGGCAGGGTGTAAAGAAGGAGCAGAAACACATTTAACCACTTTTTGGCAAGCCAGCAAGCCTGGAGCCTCCCTGGTGACCCCCttagcagctctgctccagctctcccGCCTCCCGCCAGCCTTTATCCCGGCCGCTTGGTTCCTCCTGTAAGCATCACTCTGCTTGTAGTTCAGCAGCTCAACAACATCGTGGAGCAGTTTCCTTTTGACAGTGTCATCAGTGGAACAGTCCAAACGCAAGGCCGGGTTGTAGTTGACTTCCAAAAGCCAGGGCTTGAACTTGTCATCGATGAGGATGTCGAAGCCGAAGAGCTCGAAGCAGTTGGGAGCCGCGGGCAAGGGGGTGACAGCCAGCAGGGTGAGGATCACTATGTGATGGATCTTCTGCCAGAGGAGCCTGTCATCCACCCCAAAAATCCGGAGGTAGGAACGGAATTTGCTGAAGGTCCACTTGCAGCCACAGCCAATCCCTTCTTTGTACTTTCTATAGGAAAGGCCGTACCTGTTGATGCTGGTGTTGGTGAGGTGGGCGTAGACGTTGTCCAGGGAATCCAGGTCAAACTTCTCGGTGGCAAACCTCACCAGTCCTTCCTCGTGGGTGTAAATGGTGAGGGGGCAGAAGCTGGTGACGCAGACGTAGAGGCGTAGGTCCAGCTTGTAGCCTGAAATGAGCAAGGGGTTGCTGATGTACTTCTGCACGATGACCGAGCAGTCGTATTTTAAGTCTTTAATGTCGCGGAAAATGAGGATGCCCCTCCCACGGGAGAGATCCACAGGCTTGCAAATCCAGAAGCCAGGTCTTCTGCCTACTGACTGCCTCTCCTTGCTGTATTCTGCTAGGAATTTGACATAGTCGTTGGGCATGATGAATGCCACGGGGCTGAATTCATAGAGAGATGATCCATATGCTCCTTTCATTCGTTTCAGATGCCTTGCCAAATAGTCCTTCCTGGTGATCCGGACAGCTTCTGGGTAATGGTTGAGTCTCTGCCATGGTTTCACACTGTGGTGGTCTGCCAGCTGGAAGGGTGAGTTCCTCCAGTACAGGTTCCAGTCTGCCTCATCTTGCTCCTTTTTATCAAACTCAGTCCAGCCCCGTTCCAGTAAAACCTCACGGACAATCGCGGGGGCATTTTCATGGAGACGGAACACCAGAGGCCTCAAGATGTTCCTTGTTTCACAGTCATCTGCCATCATTTCCATCTTAgtagctgaaagaaaacacaatcaACAGTTGCCTCAAGGCTCTTGTAATTCTTGGATACTAAAAAATGttctattttgtgtttttttttttccttctaactGCCTTCAGCCCAATGGCTGTAACTTTGTTTATAGGGAACAGGAGGGAAACGTAAGTAGATACTGAAGTGCAGTCATGATGCAAGAGGATTTACATAAAATACAACAAAGGGGAAAGCAGTCTTGCTGTGTTTCTTGCAGTCAGTACTTCTTTTCAGACCCCAGGAAGTTGGGGGTTTGCTGCTGAGCTTGCACAACCTAACCTGGTTAAGTGTTTGTTATCTTTGCCTCCACTTCCTTTCCCAAGAGTTCTCTTTCCTGTCTGCTTATTAAACAGCACTGTcacataacaaaacaaaaatacacgTAAATATATAAAACTAAGCAAGTTTTATCGTAGCTGGTTCAAATCCCTGGGCAAGGAttaataaatgaagaaaaaaaattatgtaattgGTGTCATCTCCACTAGCTAACCCTAAATTGAGCTGTTAGTTTCTGAACAGTGAAGCctgttttggtggtttgtttgtgtCAGCTGTATTAATGTAACAACTTTCACACCCCTGGCATTCAGGCAGCAGTTTACAGGAAACTGGCTCATCAAGcctagattttaaaaatgtcaaactCCCTGATAATTATAAGAAAACTATAATGAAAGTACAACATTTTAAGGAACAAAGAACACCCACCTAAAGTTGCATCACACAAGCAGAAGCTCTTCAAGTGCAACATGGCACAGTGCTCTAGGATTAGATTGGTCTAAATGAGCAGGAATTTCACTCTGCACAAACATGTGCCCAGGTGAATGCCCATCTCTTCCTGAGCCTGCATTCCCTGCGGGCTCTGTGTTCAGCCCCTTCCTTAGTAACCTGGGAACCCACTTGTACAGCTGCAGGCATCCTTGCAccctgcaaaaataaataaataaacactcTGGCTGTCTCTGACCACGCTCAGCTTGAACACCCACCTGATGCTGGGACCTTGCTGCCGGGGAGAGCAGGGTTCTTATGTTACCTCCTGGGATCTTCTCAAAGTTCGAAATcctaacaaaaccaaaagaaaaccaaaacgagctttttttaaaaagaagttaaaaaaaattagaaatctaCCATCTTTTCGCATGATCTGAGTGCCCTATAGTGGCACTTATAAATTGATCTGTCTTTATCTTGGGGACAAGGCAGGCTCAACACCACCTTCCCGAGGCACATCCCACCTCAGGCCCGGCGGGGTCCCCGCTCTCCCTCCCGTTACCTCAGCTCATTCCGGGCACTGCTCCGATCTCTCTCCGGTAACCTCAGCCCGTTCCGGGCACTGCCCCGCTCTCCCTCCGGTAACCTCAGCTCCTTCTGGACACTGCCCCGATCTCTCTCCCGTTACCTCAGCTCATTCCGGGCACTGCCCCGTTCTCCTCCCTCCCATTACCTCATCCCGTCCCGGACACTGCCCGCTCTCCCTCCCGTTACCTCAGCCCGTCCCTGGCACTGCCCCGATGTCTCCCCGGTTACCTCATCCCGCTCCCGGCCAGCTCCGGGCAGTGCCCGGCTCtccccctggggctgggaggaggagccGGGGGCCGTTGCTTGGCgatggggaagggcagggacgGTCCTgggtccctccctccctccctcatgCCCGGGGGTGACCAGCGCGCTGGCTCGGAGCTCCCCGGtgaggggaggaggtggtgtTGGTGGTAACCGCCATGGGAGGACCGGCAGGAGGGGGTAGAGCTGTCGGCTCCCTTCTTGCCCTGGCTCACGGTAGCCCTGGGACCCCCAGAGGCCTCCTGGAGGCAGACATCCCCCCACAGGGTGAGGGTGTCCTAGGGGCTGAGCCCTCTGTGTCTCCCAGCTCCTGTGGGAGCCCCTCCAGCTGCTTGCTCATGAGTTTAGGTGCCAGGTGAAAGCAATTCCTTAATTAACTTGTTTGAATTCGACTGTCTGAGGGGGCGGGTGCGTGCCCAGGGGTTCCCCAGCACTTCACGTCCTCAGCAGAGATCCACCATGGGTCCCTGAAGGTTCTGGAAGAAATGGGTCAGcatctttttttgcctctcctcctgcttgGCAGAGGTGGCCCTTTGCGTGTGATGGAATAACACACTTCCAAGGATTGggaaggacctctggagatcacccaGCCCAAGCTCTCCCACTGAAGCACCCAGAGCACATGGCAgaggactgcatccaggtgggcttgGAGTATCCCCAGAGAAGGGGACACGAGCTGCACATGGGGGTCTGACTCTCCTCCTGGACCTCTGGAGAACCAGAGCTCGAAATGAGGGCACCAGGGAACACGGGGCATCCATGAGACCCCCGGGTTCATTACCCGTTGCCAGGGTTAGAGCTCGTGATGGTTTCAGGCAGAGGACTGGGGAGGGATTCACCCGGCTACAACTTCAAACTGCAAAGCCAGTGTCCATTGAGATGGCTACACCtgctctcctcagcctccaggTTGAAGTGTGAGGCTTCCAGAAGAAAGAGAGActtttcatagaattatagaaccatagaatcatccgggttggaaaggacctctgagatcaccaactccaacccttgatccactccccctgtggttcccagcccgtggcactgagtgccacgtccaggctcttcttaaaaacctgcagggatggagaatccacccctccCTGAGCACCCATTCCAGTGCCTTTTCAAAAGAAGCTTTCGATGTGAAAAGCCATGAAGCCACACAGGTAAAATCTGGAGGGGAGTCCAGGGGCTTGGGGGCAAGAAATGTTAGACAGTACAGTTGCATGCAAGGTACTGTTATTTAAAAGCCATAAcaatttggggatttttttttttccccgtaTAAATTGTTTTATTGATTTCCATCATGCTGTCACACCATATGGTGCCTCATCCTCCTTTTATGGTTGATAATTGAGAAAAATTAGTTCCAAATGTTAGCTCCATGGCATGCAGCAACTTAACTAGGTATGAAGTTTTATTTCCAGGGGCAGTACTAATATAGGAGCAGCATTTGTCTTCAATTTCTTTCATGGGATCTGAGCGTGGTGGCATTACCAGTAATGATCATGGTATCTATTCCGTGCTTCCTCATCAAGATGTAGGGATTGCAGGATGCCCTGTGATTGCACTCTGGCACTCCTCCCCAAAAATCCCAATATGGAAACAATGTTGTGTGtataaaaccaaacagaagtTGAATTGAGATGAGAGAAATCCTGGTAGGGGTCACTGCTTGGAAaagatattgaaaaaaaattggaaaacattgaaaaaattggaaaaaaaatccaaactggggaaaaaaaaaaaaaaaaagaaaaaaaaaaagaaattggaacaagaaaacccaaagggaaaaaaggatgaCATGGGCAGAAACACGGTTTTCTGCTGACCTGAGGCAGGTTGGTGGGCTCAGGAGTTGGCAGGTTTTGTGGTATTCTGATAGCAACTGTAAATGTACAGTTTATAAGTTGATATTACCTGCAGCAAGTGTGAAGGAATGCAGGAGAAGAACAATCTTTACAAAGAGGGGCTCCATGAAATGATGTGTGCTGTCTGCAGtcagctgagcagccccagtgTCATCTTCTGGTGCTGCTTGTGGGCTTTTCAGGTGTGGTGGTAAAGCTGTGGTACTCAGTCTGATCCACTGATACAGAAACGTGAGGACTTCATGAGTCTTGCTGACATttattaagaattaaaaaaaaaaaaaaagaaaacagttcttCACCTGCGTGGAAGGGTGAAGCCAAATGAAGAGACGTCAGAAGAGATTTTACTCCTGAGACGTGCATTTTCTGGCCTTAAACCTGTGCCTTTAGGCTCTTTTCCCTTCATCTTTCTCCCCTTCTTGGCTTACATGTGTGTATCCTGGGTGAGGGGtcccacattttccttctcagcagcagcagcaggaggtgcccTGGGGGAGCTCCTCTCTTCGAGGTGCTCAACCGCTCCGTACGTCACCGCTGCGAGGGCAAGGACAGCCAGCAGAACGTAGAGTTTGgtgtggacctgcagcctggggctgtAACCAAAGGCAATGACAAACCCCAGGGACTCCCACAGGCGGTAGTTGGCAAAGGCAGCCTCCTTGTGCTTCTCAAATAAAGTCCCATAGAGTCCtaggaggaaggagaggctcTGCTAGTGAAGGGGAAGTCTCAAACCATGTGTTTCCTGCAAATAAATAGGCCTCCTGCACTGGtgtcagagaaaggaaaaaaaaacagctttatctTAAAAGATTTTTGCACTCCTGGACTGCTGGGGAATCATTTGGGTCCAGGTTTGTAAGTTTTCCAGGCTGAGTCTTGCCCTTTCTAAGGATAACAAGGATATTAATCCAGACTGCTTCCTATCCTCAGCCCCAACAGAACTTTATTTTACTGCAGTCTACCCAATAACTCTGTGCTACACCAGTGTTATGCCCCGAGTGCAGTTATTGCCCAAGTAATGATAGCATCTCTGCCCAGGTTAGATAAGAGAGGGCACCACAGAGTATGAAATGAAGCAGCTTCCACTGGAATAATGAGGAGTGTCCACACACGTACACAAACATGTTGGGAACCCTGCAGAAGATGAAGTGACTCACCTACTGTGAGCCTGTAGGTCCTCTAGGGGGAACTCCAATATTAACTatccacagcagagcagagtgggTATTTACCATTACCAAAAAGCCTTGAATTTGCAGCAGAAAGCCCCTGGGTTTGTACAGTGGTTAAGCAGCTGAGGCCCCAGCAGCAGTCATTGCCAGAGGAAGGACCACACAGCTCGGGCTCCAGGGCTGCTTCAGAGGTTTTATCTCACCTCATAACCTTTGGAGCTGGGGATTTCTCGTGTGATGCTTATTGGTGTAAGGCTGATGAAGGGGAGAAGTGATTTAGTCCTAAATGGGTTTGTCAAGCTGGAGTTCCTGCTCATTATGGATTCATGTCACTGCACCTCTCTGTCCAGGTTTCATGGCATCACTTGAGGCTCCAGTGTGCCAATGTGACAAAGCAAACTGTATAATTTTATAACTGGGAGCAATGGAACAGCTGAAGGAAGTACAGATAGAAAAATAAGTGGTGCAAGATTAAGGACCACTTTTTTCTCAGCTAGAAAAAAATGGTGACATTTTCACAAGTATCCTGCAGGAATCTGGGGATGGAGATGATCTGTTTGTTACAGTGCTGTGATGAAGCCTTGTCACAGCACTGCACAAAACTTTGTCCATCCTCTGTGTCCTCTCTGGGATTTGGGAACTGCAGGCACTTCCCAGCCTTGTTCTCTGCCACTCGGGTCCTCTGTACTCAGCCCTTTGCCTAATGAGGGCACCAGGTGCCTCTTCTTCAGGCATGCAGGGACCTTCCTGAGATGTCTTTCTCAAAAGACAACTCAAATTGTATTTAATGCCTGAAAAGAAAGGAtccagtggtgtccagtgacaggagaagTGAGTGGCACAGACTGAAGCACAGGAGGGTCCCTCTGAACACCATGGAACAACTTTTCCTGTAAGAatgagcactggcacaggttgtccagggaggttgtggagtctcaaAAGCTGTTGGGGCATGGTCCTTGGTTTTGGGCTCTGCTTGAGCAGGGGGGATGGACTGGGTGACttccagaggtctcttccaacctcaaccctCCTGTGATtccaaaagaaattaagagtCTGGAAGtaagaaagagaagcaggatGAAGGGCAGGTCCTTTATCCCAGTGGGACTTTAAGATGTGGCTCTCAAGAGTGTTGAGGAGCAGTCAGGAAGTCTGTGGCTGAAGAAGCAGgaaatgaatcacagaatcataaaatggtttgggttggaagggactttcaagatcatcagaatccaaaccccctgcatgggcagggacacctcctccccccagcccaggctgcacaATTAATTAACTGCTTTGCAGCAAATCCTCACTGATGAGGTCCTTTCACACACCTGAGTAATGAGAGCACTGATTTAAAACCCTGCCAAAGGCTGAAGGCTGTGGGTTAGGATGAGAGAAGATGAAGGGTGTCTcttggcttgattttttttctccaagaggcatgggctggagctgctggaggagtcTGTCTGGTCCCTTCCTTGTGTCTAGAGGGAGGACTCTGCCCCTGCTGTAAAGCAGAGCACTGTTAGTGCCAGGCAGGGACTGTGGTGTTTGTCCTCTCCAGCAGGAAGAGGATAATTTATCTGTCCAGTGAGATCATCTCAGCTACTGAAGTGATCAGGAGGAGGGAGGCCAAGACACATCCCCTGAGGTGGACCCATCCCCTAGTTCTGTCCCAGGCATCTTCCTGAGGCATCTGCCACGTGGGAATTTGAGAGCAAACCAGTGTTCCTGAAATAAGAGGCAAAATTAGGGAGCAGATGGGAGAGCACCCAAGTGCCTCACTGCCACTGCTTCCCAAAGAGTGTGACTGACAGTGACCAGCAGGCTGAACTTCAAAGTGGTCCCAGACTGTAGCTCTTTCTTGCCCTCTCCAGCACTTCAGAGTCTTGTCTTTAGAAGAGAACTTCCTCTAGTTTTGGGTGAGTTGGGTAAGTTAAAATAATCCCTCCTGGAAGTGGGTTGGCATTAGCTCATTTTCTGAACTGCCAGTACAGAAGCATTGCACTGGatcacagagcaggaaaatataaaacattGCAAAACAACTGTAATGTATCAAATGAGGAGTCCAACAGTCTGTGTCCTGTGGAAAATATTAGGTTAAGGATGTCAGAAATGAGGCCAGTGCACAGGGATCTCCCCCCAACACCCTCCTCACTCTGAT encodes the following:
- the TTLL2 gene encoding probable tubulin polyglutamylase TTLL2 isoform X1 — translated: MLHLKSFCLCDATLATKMEMMADDCETRNILRPLVFRLHENAPAIVREVLLERGWTEFDKKEQDEADWNLYWRNSPFQLADHHSVKPWQRLNHYPEAVRITRKDYLARHLKRMKGAYGSSLYEFSPVAFIMPNDYVKFLAEYSKERQSVGRRPGFWICKPVDLSRGRGILIFRDIKDLKYDCSVIVQKYISNPLLISGYKLDLRLYVCVTSFCPLTIYTHEEGLVRFATEKFDLDSLDNVYAHLTNTSINRYGLSYRKYKEGIGCGCKWTFSKFRSYLRIFGVDDRLLWQKIHHIVILTLLAVTPLPAAPNCFELFGFDILIDDKFKPWLLEVNYNPALRLDCSTDDTVKRKLLHDVVELLNYKQSDAYRRNQAAGIKAGGRRESWSRAAKGVTREAPGLLACQKVVKCVSAPSLHPAPQPSRGSGCKGAAGTKKSSSPHPKKTLTSELRERMNTPRTASQARPEAKKKQLPVAPHKSAQLRLPTPDFSSYKLTPHPYFLSDKDQRPIPRVGGFVLIFPFNEAALQASRDGTDVKSIIKEINKSLSRQLPSKKQKTKKRVGSATSWRKLSSTVTEHTGRQMQRQHKLTRENPICWTQRTFS
- the TTLL2 gene encoding probable tubulin polyglutamylase TTLL2 isoform X2 translates to MEMMADDCETRNILRPLVFRLHENAPAIVREVLLERGWTEFDKKEQDEADWNLYWRNSPFQLADHHSVKPWQRLNHYPEAVRITRKDYLARHLKRMKGAYGSSLYEFSPVAFIMPNDYVKFLAEYSKERQSVGRRPGFWICKPVDLSRGRGILIFRDIKDLKYDCSVIVQKYISNPLLISGYKLDLRLYVCVTSFCPLTIYTHEEGLVRFATEKFDLDSLDNVYAHLTNTSINRYGLSYRKYKEGIGCGCKWTFSKFRSYLRIFGVDDRLLWQKIHHIVILTLLAVTPLPAAPNCFELFGFDILIDDKFKPWLLEVNYNPALRLDCSTDDTVKRKLLHDVVELLNYKQSDAYRRNQAAGIKAGGRRESWSRAAKGVTREAPGLLACQKVVKCVSAPSLHPAPQPSRGSGCKGAAGTKKSSSPHPKKTLTSELRERMNTPRTASQARPEAKKKQLPVAPHKSAQLRLPTPDFSSYKLTPHPYFLSDKDQRPIPRVGGFVLIFPFNEAALQASRDGTDVKSIIKEINKSLSRQLPSKKQKTKKRVGSATSWRKLSSTVTEHTGRQMQRQHKLTRENPICWTQRTFS
- the TTLL2 gene encoding probable tubulin polyglutamylase TTLL2 isoform X4, with protein sequence MLHLKSFCLCDATLATKMEMMADDCETRNILRPLVFRLHENAPAIVREVLLERGWTEFDKKEQDEADWNLYWRNSPFQLADHHSVKPWQRLNHYPEAVRITRKDYLARHLKRMKGAYGSSLYEFSPVAFIMPNDYVKFLAEYSKERQSVGRRPGFWICKPVDLSRGRGILIFRDIKDLKYDCSVIVQKYISNPLLISGYKLDLRLYVCVTSFCPLTIYTHEEGLVRFATEKFDLDSLDNVYAHLTNTSINRYGLSYRKYKEGIGCGCKWTFSKFRSYLRIFGVDDRLLWQKIHHIVILTLLAVTPLPAAPNCFELFGFDILIDDKFKPWLLEVNYNPALRLDCSTDDTVKRKLLHDVVELLNYKQSDAYRRNQAAGIKAGGRRESWSRAAKGVTREAPGLLACQKVVKCVSAPSLHPAPQPSRGSGCKGAAGTKKSSSPHPKKTLTSELRERMNTPRTASQARPEAKKKQLPVAPHKSAQLRLPTPDFSSYKLTPHPYFLSDKDQRPIPRVGGFVLIFPFNEAALQASRDGTDVKSIIKEINKSLSRQLPSKKQKTKKRVGSATS
- the TTLL2 gene encoding probable tubulin polyglutamylase TTLL2 isoform X3, producing MLHLKSFCLCDATLATKMEMMADDCETRNILRPLVFRLHENAPAIVREVLLERGWTEFDKKEQDEADWNLYWRNSPFQLADHHSVKPWQRLNHYPEAVRITRKDYLARHLKRMKGAYGSSLYEFSPVAFIMPNDYVKFLAEYSKERQSVGRRPGFWICKPVDLSRGRGILIFRDIKDLKYDCSVIVQKYISNPLLISGYKLDLRLYVCVTSFCPLTIYTHEEGLVRFATEKFDLDSLDNVYAHLTNTSINRYGLSYRKYKEGIGCGCKWTFSKFRSYLRIFGVDDRLLWQKIHHIVILTLLAVTPLPAAPNCFELFGFDILIDDKFKPWLLEVNYNPALRLDCSTDDTVKRKLLHDVVELLNYKQSDAYRRNQAAGIKAGGRRESWSRAAKGVTREAPGLLACQKVVKCVSAPSLHPAPQPSRGSGCKGAAGTKKSSSPHPKKTLTSELRERMNTPRTASQARPEAKKKQLPVAPHKSAQLRLPTPDFSSYKLTPHPYFLSDKDQRPIPRVGGFVLIFPFNEAALQASRDGTDVKSIIKEINKSLSRQLPSKKQKTKKRVGSATSW